The window AAAGTGACTAAAGCAAATTGTCGCTGTTTATTAGACCGGGAATTAGGAACTAAAATTATCCCTAACGTTTTTCCAGAACTGGTTTTACCTAAACCCATTTCTTTAGAATCTCCAGAAGGCCAGGTTCCGCTTAATTCTATATTTTATATTGAGCGTTCCTCCAGTGAACCAATGTGTTATCTCGAAATTAAAAATCAAGGGGCATTACTGCGAATTAAAGCCCCTCGAAAGATGGGAAAAACTTCTTTAATGGCTCGAATTTTAGATTATGCTCAACAGCAAAATTATCACCCGATTCGTTTAAGTCTTCATCTGGCGAGTAGTTTAGTTTTTACCTCAACAGAAAAATTCTTACGTTGGTTGTGTGCCAATGTGACTCAACAGTTAGGATTAGAATCGGAAATTGATGAATTTTGGGATGAAGATGTAGGAGCATTAGTCAGTAGCTCTCTCTATTTCCAAGGATATTTATTAGAGAAAATTCAGCAACCTATTGTATTAGCAATGGATGAAGTTAATCAATTATTTGAATATCCGTCTTTAGCTCGTGATATCTTAGCTTTATTGCGATCTTGGCATGAAGAAACACGGGATATTAGTAATTGGCAAAAACTAAGATTTGTGATTGTTTATTCCACTGATATTTATATACCGTTAGACACTAATAAATCTCCCTTTAATGTCGGTTTGGGGATTGATTTATATCCTTTTAATCTTGATCAAGTTAAAATTTTATCTCGAAGGTATGGATTAACCTTAACCGAGCAAGAATTAAAAAAACTTACAGAATTTGTTGGCGGATTTCCTTATTTAGTGCGACTAGCTTTTGATCATTGTGTGCGTCGAAATATTCCTCTTCCAGAGTTGTTAGAACAAGCAAATACCGATATG of the Planktothrix sp. FACHB-1365 genome contains:
- a CDS encoding AAA-like domain-containing protein — protein: MVKSLEELLGLTEALVIAKGKNPLSYIQKIILTEALLETKKTYDQIAEENGYSPSYLKNGVAPHLWQLLSDLVGEKVTKANCRCLLDRELGTKIIPNVFPELVLPKPISLESPEGQVPLNSIFYIERSSSEPMCYLEIKNQGALLRIKAPRKMGKTSLMARILDYAQQQNYHPIRLSLHLASSLVFTSTEKFLRWLCANVTQQLGLESEIDEFWDEDVGALVSSSLYFQGYLLEKIQQPIVLAMDEVNQLFEYPSLARDILALLRSWHEETRDISNWQKLRFVIVYSTDIYIPLDTNKSPFNVGLGIDLYPFNLDQVKILSRRYGLTLTEQELKKLTEFVGGFPYLVRLAFDHCVRRNIPLPELLEQANTDMGIYSDHLHEQLWLLQQDPDLVTTYQQIITTTHPVKIEQVKAFKLKSMGLVHIHGNQVIPSCELYRQYFQECLSEV